From Candidatus Angelobacter sp., a single genomic window includes:
- a CDS encoding 2-aminoethylphosphonate--pyruvate transaminase, producing MQPPANLPPARDKLLFTPGPLTTSLSVKRAMLHDAGSWHFEFNAKVGWVRDEILRLARLSREAGWETILLQGSGTFGVEAVFATCVPPHGKVAVLANGAYGERMVLMLRHLEIDHVVLRARENTPNNPASLDDTLAQDKSITHVALVHCETTTGILNPVNEIGEVTKRHGRIFIVDAMSSFGAIPIDFDRAGIDYLVSSANKCIEGVPGFSFVICRRDALLACDGHARSLSLNLLDQFKGFEKNGQFRYTPPTHSILAFELALHELEQEGGVAGRGARYRRNHEILATGMKRLGFRPYLDSAVQSFIITAFHYPDDEAFVFDAFYRRLSDKGFIIYPGKISQENTFRIGSIGRIFPTDIEALVLAIGGVLKEMNVDTGVA from the coding sequence ATGCAGCCTCCAGCGAACCTGCCGCCCGCTCGTGACAAACTCCTCTTCACACCGGGACCGCTGACCACGAGTCTGTCGGTGAAGCGTGCCATGCTGCACGACGCGGGCTCGTGGCATTTCGAGTTCAACGCGAAGGTCGGGTGGGTGCGCGACGAAATTCTCAGACTCGCCAGGCTTTCGCGTGAAGCCGGGTGGGAAACCATTCTTCTTCAGGGCAGCGGCACGTTTGGCGTCGAAGCCGTTTTCGCAACGTGCGTGCCGCCGCACGGAAAGGTCGCGGTGCTCGCCAACGGGGCGTACGGCGAACGCATGGTCCTGATGCTGCGACATCTGGAGATCGATCACGTCGTCCTGCGCGCCCGCGAAAACACGCCGAACAATCCCGCGTCGCTTGACGACACGCTGGCGCAGGATAAATCCATCACGCACGTGGCGCTCGTGCATTGTGAAACGACGACCGGGATTCTCAATCCAGTCAACGAGATCGGCGAAGTCACAAAACGCCACGGGCGCATCTTCATCGTGGACGCCATGAGCAGCTTTGGCGCGATCCCGATCGACTTCGACAGGGCCGGCATTGATTACCTCGTTTCGTCAGCGAACAAGTGCATCGAAGGCGTGCCCGGTTTTTCATTTGTCATCTGCCGGCGGGACGCGCTGCTGGCCTGTGACGGCCATGCTCGCAGTCTCAGTCTGAACCTGCTCGACCAGTTCAAGGGCTTCGAAAAAAACGGCCAGTTCCGTTATACGCCACCGACACACTCGATTCTCGCTTTCGAGCTGGCGTTGCATGAATTGGAGCAGGAGGGCGGCGTGGCCGGACGCGGCGCGCGGTACCGCCGGAACCATGAAATCCTCGCGACCGGAATGAAACGTCTCGGCTTCCGTCCGTACCTCGACTCTGCCGTCCAAAGTTTCATCATCACTGCGTTTCATTATCCGGATGACGAAGCCTTCGTTTTCGACGCCTTTTACCGGCGGCTCAGCGACAAAGGGTTTATCATTTATCCCGGCAAAATCAGCCAGGAAAACACTTTCCGGATCGGCTCCATCGGGCGGATTTTCCCGACGGACATCGAGGCGCTGGTTCTCGCGATCGGGGGTGTGCTGAAAGAAATGAACGTAGATACAGGCGTGGCTTGA
- a CDS encoding aspartate aminotransferase family protein: MSRTSRSVPPVARLHSEGDLNISRRRRDWAAENIPRATKRLLDEDADFFLHQSLSTPCLNALKSCGGAWIEDVQGRRYLDFHGNNVHQVGFAHPRVIAAIKQQLDELSFCTRRYTCEPAVALAKKLAELAPGDLKRVLFAPGGTSAIGMALKLARVATGRFKFVSMWDSFHGASLDAISVGGEADFRGGIGPLIPGCEHVPPPDNRHCPFKCGAACNLACADYIEYVLEKERDVAAVVGETVRCTPFIPPPDYWKRVRAACDKHGTLLILDEIPTGLGRTGRMFACEHYDIVPDMLVLGKGLGGGVFPLAALIAREGLNVAAEMALGHYTHEKNPVACAAGLATLQVIEDEKLVEHARVLGESSLERMRKMARRHPIIGDVRGIGLLMGMELLRGRNPPARATDEAERVMYSALSRGLNFKITMGNILTLTPALTISREEMDQALTVLEASIGDAEKGRGQ; encoded by the coding sequence ATGAGCCGAACCTCCAGGTCCGTTCCGCCGGTCGCCCGCCTTCATTCCGAAGGGGACTTGAATATCTCAAGGCGACGACGGGATTGGGCCGCCGAAAACATCCCGCGCGCGACGAAGCGGTTGCTGGATGAGGATGCGGATTTTTTCCTGCACCAGTCGCTTTCCACACCTTGCCTCAATGCGCTGAAATCATGCGGCGGCGCGTGGATCGAGGACGTGCAGGGCCGTCGGTATCTCGATTTTCACGGCAATAACGTGCACCAGGTCGGCTTTGCACACCCGCGGGTTATCGCCGCGATCAAACAACAGCTCGACGAGCTGTCGTTCTGCACACGACGTTACACGTGCGAACCCGCGGTCGCGCTGGCGAAAAAACTGGCCGAACTTGCGCCGGGCGACCTCAAGCGAGTCCTGTTCGCGCCCGGCGGGACCTCCGCGATCGGCATGGCGCTGAAGCTGGCGCGCGTCGCCACCGGCAGATTCAAGTTCGTCTCCATGTGGGATTCGTTCCACGGGGCGTCGCTCGATGCCATTTCCGTCGGCGGCGAGGCCGATTTCCGCGGCGGCATCGGACCGTTGATTCCCGGTTGCGAACACGTCCCGCCGCCGGACAATCGTCATTGCCCGTTCAAGTGCGGCGCTGCCTGCAACCTCGCCTGCGCGGATTACATCGAGTACGTCCTCGAAAAGGAGCGCGACGTCGCGGCGGTTGTCGGCGAGACCGTCCGCTGCACTCCGTTCATCCCGCCGCCCGACTACTGGAAGCGTGTCCGCGCCGCGTGCGACAAACACGGAACGCTGCTGATCCTCGACGAAATACCCACCGGCCTCGGACGGACCGGACGCATGTTTGCCTGCGAACACTACGACATCGTGCCGGACATGCTCGTGCTCGGCAAAGGGCTGGGGGGCGGTGTCTTCCCGCTGGCGGCGCTCATCGCACGCGAGGGCCTGAACGTTGCCGCGGAAATGGCCCTGGGCCACTATACGCACGAAAAGAATCCTGTCGCGTGTGCCGCGGGCCTGGCGACACTGCAGGTCATCGAGGATGAAAAACTGGTCGAACACGCGCGCGTCCTTGGCGAATCGTCGCTCGAGCGGATGCGCAAAATGGCCCGGCGCCATCCGATCATCGGTGACGTGCGCGGCATTGGTTTGCTCATGGGCATGGAGTTGTTGCGCGGCCGCAACCCGCCCGCGCGCGCGACGGACGAGGCGGAGCGCGTGATGTATTCCGCGCTGAGCCGCGGATTGAATTTTAAGATCACGATGGGCAATATTCTGACATTGACGCCTGCGCTCACGATTTCCCGCGAGGAAATGGATCAGGCGCTCACCGTTCTCGAAGCAAGCATCGGCGACGCGGAAAAAGGAAGGGGCCAATGA
- a CDS encoding aminotransferase class III-fold pyridoxal phosphate-dependent enzyme, producing MTCQPASPLIAGTRPAAPSSRQRALAIFPDGSNGEYNLPPELVSVIERGSGCRVWDTEGRQYLDMTMAWGAALVGHAHHRIIEAAMSAAADGANFAAVNRRAVELAERIAAVSPCLERIRFVASGTEATMLCLRVARAATGRPKVLRFEGAYHGQHPVGVAGMINGMSRELPGCDPSGTGAPWV from the coding sequence ATGACCTGTCAACCGGCCTCACCATTGATCGCCGGCACAAGACCGGCGGCTCCGTCTTCGCGGCAACGCGCGTTGGCGATTTTTCCCGACGGTTCCAACGGCGAATACAACCTGCCACCGGAACTCGTATCCGTGATCGAACGGGGATCCGGCTGCCGCGTCTGGGACACCGAAGGCCGGCAATATCTCGACATGACGATGGCCTGGGGCGCGGCACTCGTCGGGCACGCGCATCACCGGATTATTGAGGCTGCCATGTCGGCGGCGGCGGACGGCGCCAACTTCGCCGCGGTCAACCGGCGGGCTGTCGAACTCGCCGAACGCATCGCTGCTGTCAGCCCTTGCCTGGAACGCATCCGGTTTGTCGCATCGGGGACCGAAGCGACGATGCTTTGCCTGCGCGTCGCACGGGCCGCGACGGGCCGGCCGAAAGTGTTGAGGTTCGAAGGGGCGTACCACGGACAGCATCCTGTGGGTGTTGCCGGCATGATCAACGGAATGTCGCGGGAGCTTCCGGGCTGCGATCCTTCCGGAACTGGAGCCCCCTGGGTGG